The nucleotide window GCCACCGTATGCAGTCGTGGTGGAATGTGCCCCTGCAAAAATTTTATGACCAGTTACACAAAGACATCATGATATAACCTATGAACCGCTTGGAACCTTCCTGTAGCATAAATGAGCCCACAACCACTCTCCTGGGAGGAACAATACGAAACTAGTTCCTGCTGACACATAGGTAATAAAACAAAATCTGTCATCCGCTTTCTCCACTCTTATATCTAAGCAGCGGAGAAAACAACTCCGTTGCATAttattctgaacccaactttataGGAACTTCTGATCTCTTATCCTTGTAATGAAGCAGGCAACTTTGGGCCCTAAGCCAGTACTATTAATTGAAAGAAAAGTAGAAATGGAAGTTTCTTCTCATGCCTTGAACTTCTGTGAGATTTTTCCAACGCTACCTTTGCAATCTGCAACTACTCTCCTGGCCTTGTCCACAATCACTAAGCTGAACCCCGAAGCACTTTCCTTAAACTCAATCATTGCATTTTTAGCCTTGGAAATTCCAGCAATTCGGAGCTCAGTAGCGTGATTGGAGGCAACAGAGACCCACTGCTTTAAAGCCGAAATTATCATGACAATCCTCTGAATAATTTTCTCAATAGTAACTGAAGACCTATGTTTCATTTCAGCAGCCATTTCCTTGAGCTTCTTCACCAATGTCTCCCCTCTACCAATTGTCTCATCAACAGGAGGCTGATCCCCGGCAATAAGCCATGTTGTTCCAATAGATGCATCATCCTGGAGGTCTCCGTCAACAACGATTTTGATGCCATGCCTCTCCCATCGCTCTCTGGCTTCCTCAAGAGCTTTGGCCTGTTCTCTTGCTCTTTTAGCCTCCTCCTCTGCCCAAGACCTGGTAAAGTTACAACATTTAATTTATTATCCGATTAAGTATTTCGTATAAGAAGGCTTCAAAAAGCTTAAAAGGTTCTTAAACTGACAGTTGAATGAAGTGGTAATTCAAGAGAATACTCCATTTAACTCGTGTATATATTACTATCATGGTAATACAACTAAGGTATCAACTCTATCTAACAATGCTATCATGCATCAGTATAATTTATTAGAATATACATGACCTTCACACGGTGACAACTATGCAATTCAACAGGCCAATTAGTAAAAAAAGAGAGCATATATGCTTGCTTCAGCCAATTAAAACATGAGACCTCCTAATAAAACCAGGAGAgtacatgatactgaataaacaaTATCATATTTAGCATAACTTTACTAATTTTGATGTAGCTGTCTGCTGCGAGATATCATTTCCTGCACTGAATGTGACTACACCTAGTTCCACTCATTAAGTAGCCTAGAAAACATGTGCATATCAAACATGGTCTTGAACATAACACATACAAAAATGAGATTGCTTAAAGAAAACACCATAACTTCTCAGTATACAAGTAAAAACAAACTTACCTGGCCATGATCAAAGCCTTCCTTTCAACCTCCAGCTCATACTGTAACCTAATAATGACCTGGTTCTCACTTTCAACTTCCTTACGAAGTTTGTTCATTCTGTCCCTCTCAAAAGATATCTCCAGCTTGTTACTCATGAGATTCTGTAATTGCTCTTCCACTTCATGCCTTAGCCTTGAAAGAACTTCCATTTCTGACTCAACAGTAGCATGGCTCGTAATAAGAgcatttttttcttcctctctttggGTTCTTAGCCTGTTTAATTCTAGCCTTGCTTCTTCAGCCAGTTTCTCCAAGTCTTTTGTCTTCTGCCTTTCCTTGGCAAGCTCTTCTTCAAAGCTTGCATTGAGATCTTTCTCTACTTGAGCCACTAAGGTAGTATGCGCATTCACGGCAGTTTCTGCCAATGATTCTGCTTCAATACGAGCAAGTTCCTCACCAACAACTTCAGCAGCATCACCAGTTGCAATTGCAATGGCAGCTTGTGCTTTTGTGACAGGTTTATCAGGTTGGAAAAGTCTAGTATAAcctattgttatgaaaattaatgaTAAATTTCCTTCATTGACCCAAACCCATAAAACAAGCACTATAGATTAAAAGGATTACCAAAAGCAAGAGCTGTAATGCCTTGTTCTCCACCAGCAAAGTCAGCTATCAAAGCAGGCCAAGCATCCGGATTTATCTTATCAACGTCTATGTAGCCAGTGCACTGGTATAGATGCTGATCAACAGAGATACAATTATGGTCGGAACAATACAACATGTCTTAAAGAATTTTAATCTTAAAATAAATCATAGAATATATTTTTCCTCAAGTTTACATTTTTATCAACTTCTGGAAGTTGCCTTCTTTCTAATGCCATCTTCCAGCTAATCAGATCTTGACGAGACAAAGGACTGCCAGTCACAAAGTTTAGCGATACAAGTTAAGCTGTTAGTTATGCATGAACACCAAAATATGGCTGTGAAATCCCATGATTATCACCTATCAGGGGAGAAAAGAACATAGTCATCCAGAATATTGACAGAAACATCCAAATCTGATCTTGAAAGCTTGCTAGAGATTAACCCAGCTTCTGCCAAGCCTATAGTGTGAAGTACATAAATGAAAACATTGGTGATTGAATGATGCTTACAAAACAACAAGCCAAGATATTAAAAATCAAATGCATCCAGTATCTAGTATCTAATCTGATAATTAAACTTCACTAATTTCATACCTTGAATGAATGGAAAATCAGGATCTTTAGGTGTAACATCATCAAATGCAAGTTCAGTCAGATTCTCAATGTACATTGCTGGATACACTTTTGAAAAGGTGTTCCTGAATAGAAAACAAACGATCAATAGTTTGTATATTCAAACAAGGTCAAACAACAGATCAAGTTCAGTACACAATTCATAAAATATGTCAGAGTGGCCCCACATCAGCATCATGTTTAGAAGGCATAAATTTAATTCTTGTCAAGAAAGTTACCTAGAAACCTAGGGGACCAACTAATGAGTAGGGGCACCACCTAATTAAAGTGCAACTTATCCAATGAAAAATAACTGACATGCTATTTTAAGTTCCAACATGATGTGTTACAATGTATTAAACCTAGAAAAATGTCAATATATAGCATAATTTACACCTTAAAATAGGTGGAAAGATATACCTTGAAAAGACATTGCTTGCAGTTACTAGCCAACGAGCATACTCACGACGAGTGCATAAATCACCTGGTTGAGCATCCACCTCAATGACCTACATGATAAATTTGACATGTCAACTTGTGCTTTTATGAAAGTTATCTACCACTAACAGCCAGAGTGTCTCCAGATATCATTGACTATTTTGTATTTTCGTAGCAAAGCTTACTATTTTCAAAGAAGTTTGAATGTACCTTTACTATTCAGAAAATTAATTTCTTGAAAAACAAAAGGGACTTGGATTTTTGGAAATCTAGTCACTGGAGTTTCCCTTTTTTGGTAAACATGGTAATTAAGATCATTATATATTATCACCAAAATTCATAAATATCTACTTAAAGAGCAGAGCAATTGCACCCTGGCTTATCCCACTCAATACATGAAACCCCAAACTTCAATTATCAAACAAGCCTTCTTCCATACGTATGTGTCAGCTACAGGACTCCAAATTTGAAGGATCCATGGAACatcagaaaaatatatatatgacctGTAATTAACAAACTGCTCGGTGCCTAAATTCAAGGCCAGGCTAGAGAAGGGAGAGGTTAACAAATCTAAAGACTAACAATACAACAGCATTTTTGTAAATGAGAGAATATTAGGCCAGATTCTTTCTAATgtctttttaaaatattaaaaagtaccAAGTTTCATacattaagaaaattttggaaaaaaaaatatgatcatgctgatatatatatatatacatcgaggCTAAGAAAGCATCAACATCAAGAAATGAAGATTAGTTTCATTCTGTACAACTAAAGAATAACTTTTCAGCACACGAGTATATTCAAGAAACAAGAATCCCAGATTTGGATTCTTGTTTCTTATACAATGGATATTCATCTATGAATCATTTTATACAATGGATCTTGACCAACATGATTCTGGAAGTGATACATCTACTGATCatttaaacatgatacaatcattgggAGAGAGGCCCTGTTTCCTAAAAGACATAAGCATAATTTAAACCTTGATTGCAACCTTAAAATACCACTCCACCAGTTTGATATAATGGACATGGCCAACCTGATTGTATCAGCAATCCATATAACATTAGATCTGAGAATAAGTTGGACAAAATCTTTAGTGGCAAAAAAGCTCAACATCTATTCAATTCCTCTTTTTAAATAAAGCAAATTTACAAAGAAGAAATTAAAATAACTGAAGCATGAGGCAGCAACTATATCACTCATGGTTCTGCACAGCTCTAGTGCCTAGTTTCTCAATCAAGCTGGTAAATCTCATAATTTCTATGGATTAATAGTTGAATCCAAAGACTATTTGATCAAACTGATGCAAGACAAACCAGGAATATTGCCAAGGCACCAGCATGGATATGAATTGTAGATTCTGATGCCCCCCTATATAGCATGAAACCACTGAATATGAGAGAGAATCGGCATGATGACACGGCcagcatatatacacacacacacacacacacacacacacacacacacacacacacacacacacacacacacgtccaTATAGGGTTTCTCATGCAAGTCACAGAGGCATGACCCGGAAGCCACTGGCCTGAATAGCAGGCCCACCCACTTTTTGCCCACCTCTGCCCACTTACTCTGGAGGTACTTGCCAAAGATTAAGGGGCACTGTGTTTATGTGGTGTGGTACTCCCTGGTTGCAACACTTCATAGGATACAAATATTAAAAAAGATTAAGGAATTATATGTACCCCCTAAAATTAATCAGTCAATTGACATCAAATCAAAGCATGGAAAAGACTCAACAGAATTTTGAAATATGCAAAAAAGCCTTTATCATCTCATACATAAGAGCACAAGTGCGGCCCATGCTGCTTCTATCATATAGCATTTGATTAGGAACAAAGTATTAATCCtgacaaaaaaaattcataaacagTACTATAATAAATCACATAAAAAACCTTCATATAAATCAATGTTGAGCAACACGTTTAGTGAGTCTTCATACAAATATAAGAAAAACCACATGTCCTCTTTGCcataagataaattatatagaTAAGAACATCTATTTTTTCATGAAATATGATACTGTTTCATAAGATGACAAATTATCATGTAAACATATCTACATGGGATCAAGGCAAAGAAAAATTCAATAACTTCAGTATCTCATGAACTACAATAATGTTAAAGCATACTGGTATACCTTTAAAACCTGCAATGCTGCCAGTGCATGCCCCTGAACCTGATCAACAAATGCAGGAACCAAAATCTTTCCAGGGGGTACCTGTTGAGCTGCATAGACGAGAGATGGAGCTGGTATACCAGAATGGGAGAAAGATTTCTTAGGCAGAAGTGACTCAAACAATGAGTTTCTTTCAGTTTCATTGTCACACTTTAAATCAGGTTCTTTTTTAGTAGGATCTGTAGATACCACTACAGACTGTACTGAAGCTAAATCACTGTCATTTAAGTTATGTCCTCCTGCAGAACTAATTGAGTCAAATTGAAGCATCTGTTCTTCACTATGATCAGGAACCAAGTCAAAAAGCTTTTCTATAGGAACAGTCTCATTTTTGTCATGCACTATTGGACACTCAGTGCAGTCCTTTGCAGGTAACTGCAGCATGTTATTCTGTTCAATATCCTGATCCTTCAAAAGAGACACATTTGCTACGACATCTTCAAAACTGAACTGGTAATCTATTTCATCTGAGTCTATTCTTTTGGCATCAGGTGTTATTGACTTGCTGGGAACCTGGCTCTCAAATTCACCTAAGAATTGTGAAGGAGTTTCAGAATTTGAGTTAATAGTTTCCTCATGATTATTACTTATGCCATTTGTTGAAGCAGTATTAACAGAAGTTAAGTCTACAAGAGTAACAGTACCATCGGCATTCACATCTTTTCCGATACCTGACTCCAACGTATCAAAAGTCGTAGTGCAACCTAAATCATCCGATTTGgatgtttcatatgaaaaaccatCTTCATAAGTAGGCAATTCATGTGTGCTGTTGCTCAAGCCAGCAAATAGAGGAAGATTATCAACATTTTGGGCCACTTCTTGTTCATCTAGAGTCAAAGCTCTTTTAATTTCAATGACACCCTCTCCAACTGATTTTATATTTTCTGATAATGAAGACTCCAAATCTTGCATGTCACCATATCTGCTCTCACTAACATCTCCATTAACATTTGTAGGGGTAAAATTTTCACTGGTACCTGTCTCATTGTCTTCATTGCGGTCACTGATTATGCTCTCTTCACCAATTGTAACCACATTAGACACCTCACCAACCCGATTATCTTTTTCACTTGCATCAACAGAAGACATTAATATTTCTTGCTCCCTTGCTAATGGTTCCACCTGCTGCTTTGCCCCTGAGGAAAAGAATATGAAAAATTGTAAACACACtcgtaaaaaatgatgcatggttAATCTTCTAATTTTAAAGATTTAGAAGGAGGGGAAATAAGTATGAGCTACATAATATCTTAAAGAATAACATTCAACCAACCATGGCAGAAAAAACAAATTTGCAAAGCAACACTTTTGACTTGATGTTTAGTTTCCAATGGATAGTAATAAACTTGAGAAGATCAAGCCATGGAAAAATATCACATACCAGAAGCATTTTTGTTGACAATAGATAATGTTGCAAATGTAACTCCAGCAGCAAAAAGAACCCCAGCCAGCCATGCTCCCAGCATTTCTGAAAGCGAACTACTAGAGAAGTGTCATTAGTACTCCAAAAACCATAACAGCAGCATTTAAGCAACACAAATAAAAGGGGTGCTAACTACTCAAGATTTATGACAAGAATATTTGACCTTATTTCATCAAAAATTAGTGAGCCTCCGGTTATTAACTTTGTCTAATACAAAGGTTTACCCAATATCCATATTTAAATCTTGCTTTCCACGATATTTCAAAGCCATAACAGAACATCTAACTCATGTGGGAAATTCATCAAATAAGATGGTTAGGTGTCCTGAAAGATCCTGCAAATTCTAAGAAAAAGTTCTTAATTCATCAAACAAAATACTTAGGTGTGTCCTGCAGATCCAGCAAATTCCAAAAATAGTTCGGAAATTACATGACTATAAATTTAAGAGTAACTAGTTAACTTTTTTTTAAGGGGGTCTAAGAAAATCATTGAATTAATAAAAAGTGCATCAAAAGATTCCTACAAAATTAGATCTAGTAATAATTATTGGCAGGCTAGGAAAAATACATCATCTGAAAGTGTTATTCTGACGGTCGTTTAGAGTAGCAAATATACACTTTTCAATACAAGGAAAGCTTAAATACCCCAAAGGGATTAATAACTCCTAAGTGAGAAATAAATCCTGAAGCTATGAACAACCTGCTCTTAAGCAACCCTAGCTTAGTGATACAGATGGTTGAACCAAATTATACCATGCCAGTTAGCACAGTGGTACCCTGTTGCTACCGTACTTACACGTCAAATACTTAATCTAACTATTAACAATGAGTAAAATTGAATATACCTTCAAGAAATTATGAAAAAACATCAACTGTAACCAGTACATCCATAGAAGTGAACACGATCACAATTTACTATCTACAATATAAACCAAGTTTATAAAGAAGGCGCAATGTAAGGTTTAAAGATGCATCACACAGATCAAAAGACACCAATAGTTTATGATGCTTAGGTAATTTATCATTGATCTAGTAAATGAGGCTAGAGCAGATTAGATAAGTAAAGCTGGCAAAAGTAAATAAGGATTGAATTTGCAACTTTAACACAACTCAAGGATACTTGTAGTAAGGAGAAAAAACCAAACATGGGCCAAAAgaaacttaaaagtgggaaaaaggGATTAAAGAAGATCACAAGGTACAGAGTTAAATCCAAGTGTTTTATGTTTCCATTTTAATAGATTCACCTTCAAATCACCTGTTATGTGGCCAGATGCTTTACAAAACAATAAATGTTATTCAATTATCCTTTCTTTTCCTTACAACCCTAATCCTGAAGGCCAGAAGAAGTCAAATATGTTTGTAAGTTGCTTCTCT belongs to Musa acuminata AAA Group cultivar baxijiao chromosome BXJ3-5, Cavendish_Baxijiao_AAA, whole genome shotgun sequence and includes:
- the LOC135583148 gene encoding uncharacterized protein LOC135583148 isoform X2 — encoded protein: MAALMCPSSPNSLRLQFGFRCRESSAVFLRVRFRPTNRRVVVSFAGGEAARSGGGGRPWNGSDGSPDGFAGWLETGTGAGQSKKKGGLREMLGAWLAGVLFAAGVTFATLSIVNKNASGAKQQVEPLAREQEILMSSVDASEKDNRVGEVSNVVTIGEESIISDRNEDNETGTSENFTPTNVNGDVSESRYGDMQDLESSLSENIKSVGEGVIEIKRALTLDEQEVAQNVDNLPLFAGLSNSTHELPTYEDGFSYETSKSDDLGCTTTFDTLESGIGKDVNADGEFESQVPSKSITPDAKRIDSDEIDYQFSFEDVVANVSLLKDQDIEQNNMLQLPAKDCTECPIVHDKNETVPIEKLFDLVPDHSEEQMLQFDSISSAGGHNLNDSDLASVQSVVVSTDPTKKEPDLKCDNETERNSLFESLLPKKSFSHSGIPAPSLVYAAQQVPPGKILVPAFVDQVQGHALAALQVLKVIEVDAQPGDLCTRREYARWLVTASNVFSRNTFSKVYPAMYIENLTELAFDDVTPKDPDFPFIQGLAEAGLISSKLSRSDLDVSVNILDDYVLFSPDSPLSRQDLISWKMALERRQLPEVDKNHLYQCTGYIDVDKINPDAWPALIADFAGGEQGITALAFGYTRLFQPDKPVTKAQAAIAIATGDAAEVVGEELARIEAESLAETAVNAHTTLVAQVEKDLNASFEEELAKERQKTKDLEKLAEEARLELNRLRTQREEEKNALITSHATVESEMEVLSRLRHEVEEQLQNLMSNKLEISFERDRMNKLRKEVESENQVIIRLQYELEVERKALIMARSWAEEEAKRAREQAKALEEARERWERHGIKIVVDGDLQDDASIGTTWLIAGDQPPVDETIGRGETLVKKLKEMAAEMKHRSSVTIEKIIQRIVMIISALKQWVSVASNHATELRIAGISKAKNAMIEFKESASGFSLVIVDKARRVVADCKGSVGKISQKFKA
- the LOC135583148 gene encoding uncharacterized protein LOC135583148 isoform X1, coding for MAALMCPSSPNSLRLQFGFRCRESSAVFLRVRFRPTNRRVVVSFAGGEAARSGGGGRPWNGSDGSPDGFAGWLETGTGAGQSKKKGGLREMLGAWLAGVLFAAGVTFATLSIVNKNASGAKQQVEPLAREQEILMSSVDASEKDNRVGEVSNVVTIGEESIISDRNEDNETGTSENFTPTNVNGDVSESRYGDMQDLESSLSENIKSVGEGVIEIKRALTLDEQEVAQNVDNLPLFAGLSNSTHELPTYEDGFSYETSKSDDLGCTTTFDTLESGIGKDVNADGTVTLVDLTSVNTASTNGISNNHEETINSNSETPSQFLGEFESQVPSKSITPDAKRIDSDEIDYQFSFEDVVANVSLLKDQDIEQNNMLQLPAKDCTECPIVHDKNETVPIEKLFDLVPDHSEEQMLQFDSISSAGGHNLNDSDLASVQSVVVSTDPTKKEPDLKCDNETERNSLFESLLPKKSFSHSGIPAPSLVYAAQQVPPGKILVPAFVDQVQGHALAALQVLKVIEVDAQPGDLCTRREYARWLVTASNVFSRNTFSKVYPAMYIENLTELAFDDVTPKDPDFPFIQGLAEAGLISSKLSRSDLDVSVNILDDYVLFSPDSPLSRQDLISWKMALERRQLPEVDKNHLYQCTGYIDVDKINPDAWPALIADFAGGEQGITALAFGYTRLFQPDKPVTKAQAAIAIATGDAAEVVGEELARIEAESLAETAVNAHTTLVAQVEKDLNASFEEELAKERQKTKDLEKLAEEARLELNRLRTQREEEKNALITSHATVESEMEVLSRLRHEVEEQLQNLMSNKLEISFERDRMNKLRKEVESENQVIIRLQYELEVERKALIMARSWAEEEAKRAREQAKALEEARERWERHGIKIVVDGDLQDDASIGTTWLIAGDQPPVDETIGRGETLVKKLKEMAAEMKHRSSVTIEKIIQRIVMIISALKQWVSVASNHATELRIAGISKAKNAMIEFKESASGFSLVIVDKARRVVADCKGSVGKISQKFKA
- the LOC135583148 gene encoding uncharacterized protein LOC135583148 isoform X3, encoding MAALMCPSSPNSLRLQFGFRCRESSAVFLRVRFRPTNRRVVVSFAGGEAARSGGGGRPWNGSDGSPDGFAGWLETGTGAGQSKKKGGLREMLGAWLAGVLFAAGVTFATLSIVNKNASGAKQQVEPLAREQEILMSSVDASEKDNRVGEVSNVVTIGEESIISDRNEDNETGTSENFTPTNVNGDVSESRYGDMQDLESSLSENIKSVGEGVIEIKRALTLDEQEVAQNVDNLPLFAGLSNSTHELPTYEDGFSYETSKSDDLGCTTTFDTLESGEFESQVPSKSITPDAKRIDSDEIDYQFSFEDVVANVSLLKDQDIEQNNMLQLPAKDCTECPIVHDKNETVPIEKLFDLVPDHSEEQMLQFDSISSAGGHNLNDSDLASVQSVVVSTDPTKKEPDLKCDNETERNSLFESLLPKKSFSHSGIPAPSLVYAAQQVPPGKILVPAFVDQVQGHALAALQVLKVIEVDAQPGDLCTRREYARWLVTASNVFSRNTFSKVYPAMYIENLTELAFDDVTPKDPDFPFIQGLAEAGLISSKLSRSDLDVSVNILDDYVLFSPDSPLSRQDLISWKMALERRQLPEVDKNHLYQCTGYIDVDKINPDAWPALIADFAGGEQGITALAFGYTRLFQPDKPVTKAQAAIAIATGDAAEVVGEELARIEAESLAETAVNAHTTLVAQVEKDLNASFEEELAKERQKTKDLEKLAEEARLELNRLRTQREEEKNALITSHATVESEMEVLSRLRHEVEEQLQNLMSNKLEISFERDRMNKLRKEVESENQVIIRLQYELEVERKALIMARSWAEEEAKRAREQAKALEEARERWERHGIKIVVDGDLQDDASIGTTWLIAGDQPPVDETIGRGETLVKKLKEMAAEMKHRSSVTIEKIIQRIVMIISALKQWVSVASNHATELRIAGISKAKNAMIEFKESASGFSLVIVDKARRVVADCKGSVGKISQKFKA
- the LOC135583148 gene encoding uncharacterized protein LOC135583148 isoform X4, which produces MLGAWLAGVLFAAGVTFATLSIVNKNASGAKQQVEPLAREQEILMSSVDASEKDNRVGEVSNVVTIGEESIISDRNEDNETGTSENFTPTNVNGDVSESRYGDMQDLESSLSENIKSVGEGVIEIKRALTLDEQEVAQNVDNLPLFAGLSNSTHELPTYEDGFSYETSKSDDLGCTTTFDTLESGIGKDVNADGTVTLVDLTSVNTASTNGISNNHEETINSNSETPSQFLGEFESQVPSKSITPDAKRIDSDEIDYQFSFEDVVANVSLLKDQDIEQNNMLQLPAKDCTECPIVHDKNETVPIEKLFDLVPDHSEEQMLQFDSISSAGGHNLNDSDLASVQSVVVSTDPTKKEPDLKCDNETERNSLFESLLPKKSFSHSGIPAPSLVYAAQQVPPGKILVPAFVDQVQGHALAALQVLKVIEVDAQPGDLCTRREYARWLVTASNVFSRNTFSKVYPAMYIENLTELAFDDVTPKDPDFPFIQGLAEAGLISSKLSRSDLDVSVNILDDYVLFSPDSPLSRQDLISWKMALERRQLPEVDKNHLYQCTGYIDVDKINPDAWPALIADFAGGEQGITALAFGYTRLFQPDKPVTKAQAAIAIATGDAAEVVGEELARIEAESLAETAVNAHTTLVAQVEKDLNASFEEELAKERQKTKDLEKLAEEARLELNRLRTQREEEKNALITSHATVESEMEVLSRLRHEVEEQLQNLMSNKLEISFERDRMNKLRKEVESENQVIIRLQYELEVERKALIMARSWAEEEAKRAREQAKALEEARERWERHGIKIVVDGDLQDDASIGTTWLIAGDQPPVDETIGRGETLVKKLKEMAAEMKHRSSVTIEKIIQRIVMIISALKQWVSVASNHATELRIAGISKAKNAMIEFKESASGFSLVIVDKARRVVADCKGSVGKISQKFKA
- the LOC135583148 gene encoding uncharacterized protein LOC135583148 isoform X6, with the translated sequence MAALMCPSSPNSLRLQFGFRCRESSAVFLRVRFRPTNRRVVVSFAGGEAARSGGGGRPWNGSDGSPDGFAGWLETGTGAGQSKKKGGLREMLGAWLAGVLFAAGVTFATLSIVNKNASGAKQQVEPLAREQEILMSSVDASEKDNRVGEVSNVVTIGEESIISDRNEDNETGTSENFTPTNVNGDVSESRYGDMQDLESSLSENIKSVGEGVIEIKRALTLDEQEVAQNVDNLPLFAGLSNSTHELPTYEDGFSYETSKSDDLGCTTTFDTLESAQQVPPGKILVPAFVDQVQGHALAALQVLKVIEVDAQPGDLCTRREYARWLVTASNVFSRNTFSKVYPAMYIENLTELAFDDVTPKDPDFPFIQGLAEAGLISSKLSRSDLDVSVNILDDYVLFSPDSPLSRQDLISWKMALERRQLPEVDKNHLYQCTGYIDVDKINPDAWPALIADFAGGEQGITALAFGYTRLFQPDKPVTKAQAAIAIATGDAAEVVGEELARIEAESLAETAVNAHTTLVAQVEKDLNASFEEELAKERQKTKDLEKLAEEARLELNRLRTQREEEKNALITSHATVESEMEVLSRLRHEVEEQLQNLMSNKLEISFERDRMNKLRKEVESENQVIIRLQYELEVERKALIMARSWAEEEAKRAREQAKALEEARERWERHGIKIVVDGDLQDDASIGTTWLIAGDQPPVDETIGRGETLVKKLKEMAAEMKHRSSVTIEKIIQRIVMIISALKQWVSVASNHATELRIAGISKAKNAMIEFKESASGFSLVIVDKARRVVADCKGSVGKISQKFKA
- the LOC135583148 gene encoding uncharacterized protein LOC135583148 isoform X5 translates to MAALMCPSSPNSLRLQFGFRCRESSAVFLRVRFRPTNRRVVVSFAGGEAARSGGGGRPWNGSDGSPDGFAGWLETGTGAGQSKKKGGLREMLGAWLAGVLFAAGVTFATLSIVNKNASGAKQQVEPLAREQEILMSSVDASEKDNRVGEVSNVVTIGEESIISDRNEDNETGTSENFTPTNVNGDVSESRYGDMQDLESSLSENIKSVGEGVIEIKRALTLDEQEVAQNVDNLPLFAGLSNSTHELPTYEDGFSYETSKSDDLGCTTTFDTLESGIGKDVNADAQQVPPGKILVPAFVDQVQGHALAALQVLKVIEVDAQPGDLCTRREYARWLVTASNVFSRNTFSKVYPAMYIENLTELAFDDVTPKDPDFPFIQGLAEAGLISSKLSRSDLDVSVNILDDYVLFSPDSPLSRQDLISWKMALERRQLPEVDKNHLYQCTGYIDVDKINPDAWPALIADFAGGEQGITALAFGYTRLFQPDKPVTKAQAAIAIATGDAAEVVGEELARIEAESLAETAVNAHTTLVAQVEKDLNASFEEELAKERQKTKDLEKLAEEARLELNRLRTQREEEKNALITSHATVESEMEVLSRLRHEVEEQLQNLMSNKLEISFERDRMNKLRKEVESENQVIIRLQYELEVERKALIMARSWAEEEAKRAREQAKALEEARERWERHGIKIVVDGDLQDDASIGTTWLIAGDQPPVDETIGRGETLVKKLKEMAAEMKHRSSVTIEKIIQRIVMIISALKQWVSVASNHATELRIAGISKAKNAMIEFKESASGFSLVIVDKARRVVADCKGSVGKISQKFKA
- the LOC135583148 gene encoding uncharacterized protein LOC135583148 isoform X7, whose product is MAALMCPSSPNSLRLQFGFRCRESSAVFLRVRFRPTNRRVVVSFAGGEAARSGGGGRPWNGSDGSPDGFAGWLETGTGAGQSKKKGGLREMLGAWLAGVLFAAGVTFATLSIVNKNASGAKQQVEPLAREQEILMSSVDASEKDNRVGEVSNVVTIGEESIISDRNEDNETAQQVPPGKILVPAFVDQVQGHALAALQVLKVIEVDAQPGDLCTRREYARWLVTASNVFSRNTFSKVYPAMYIENLTELAFDDVTPKDPDFPFIQGLAEAGLISSKLSRSDLDVSVNILDDYVLFSPDSPLSRQDLISWKMALERRQLPEVDKNHLYQCTGYIDVDKINPDAWPALIADFAGGEQGITALAFGYTRLFQPDKPVTKAQAAIAIATGDAAEVVGEELARIEAESLAETAVNAHTTLVAQVEKDLNASFEEELAKERQKTKDLEKLAEEARLELNRLRTQREEEKNALITSHATVESEMEVLSRLRHEVEEQLQNLMSNKLEISFERDRMNKLRKEVESENQVIIRLQYELEVERKALIMARSWAEEEAKRAREQAKALEEARERWERHGIKIVVDGDLQDDASIGTTWLIAGDQPPVDETIGRGETLVKKLKEMAAEMKHRSSVTIEKIIQRIVMIISALKQWVSVASNHATELRIAGISKAKNAMIEFKESASGFSLVIVDKARRVVADCKGSVGKISQKFKA